TTGTACTCCGGTAAGTAAAGATCGGCAGAAGCTTCATGAGCAAGCCCCGCACAAAAGGAGCGGTAAGTTTTTTTTGTTCCGCTGATAAAAGAGCCTCCATGAGCATATAGAATTACCCTGCCGGAAACAGCCATCTCAGGCTTTAAGACATCCGTATCGACTCCCCGCAATTTGATTTCGGATAAGTCTACATTGTTCGGCACATAGGGAGAATAAAGAATATCGTCATAGGCAAGTCTTAACTCATCTATTGTATGTTTTCGAGAAAGAACAGCCTTTTTAAATTTCTTTTTTAATTCGCGTAAATCCTTCAATTCGTTTTGCACCTAAATGTCTCCCATTTAATTGGTTTTTGATTAACTAGTTTTGTGGCATCGATTAAAACTCATCAAGCTTGCGTAAATTTGCATAGATGCCGTTTAAACTTAAAAGCTCCTCGTGAGTGCCGCTTTCCATAATGCCTTCATCGGTAACCACCAAAATCCTATCGGCATTTCTTATTGTAGAAAGACGATGGGCTATAACTATTGTAGTCCTCTCCTCAGAAAGCTCCTCAATCGCCCTTTGAATTAAAATTTCGTTTTCGGTATCGAGAGCTGAAGTCGCTTCGTCCAAAATCAAAATCGGAGGATTTTTTAAAAAGACTCTGGCAATGGAAATCCTTTGCTTTTGACCGCCTGAAAGCATAACGCCACGCTCTCCCACGTAAGAATCATAACCTGCTTCCAAGCTCATAATAAAATCATGGATATGGGCATTTTTAGCGGCTTCAATAATTTCCTCATCGGAAGCCTTAGGTTTTCCGTAGGCTATATTTTCTTTTATGGTTCCGCCGAAAAGATAAACGTCCTGCTGTACAATTCCGATATTTTCTCTCAATGACTTTAAGGTTAAGTCCCGAATATCCTTACCGTCTATGCTTATCTTTCCGTTTATTACATCATAAAAACGGGGAAGAAGGGAGCATATAGTCGTCTTTCCGCCGCCTGAAGGGCCTACGAGAGCAAGGGTTTTTCCTGCAGGAATATCGATGGAAATATTTTTTAAGATTGTTGTAGTTTCATTATAGCTGAAATCTACATTTTCGTATTTTATATTTCCTTTTACATCCTTTAGCTCGACGGCATCTTCTTTTTCGGTAATCTCCGGTGCAGTTTCTACAACCTGTAAAAAGCGTTTAAAACCGGCAGCTCCTTTTTGGAACATCTCGGTAAAATTGATTAGGAGATTTATAGGAGCAATATAGATATTTATGTACAAAACATAGATGGTCAAATCGGGAATTGTCAGCTCATTTCTTGCAACAAAAAAGCTTCCGGCTAAAACCGTTACGATAAAAAACAAGCCCTGCAAAAGACCGTTTACACCGACAAACTGCCCCATCTGCATGTAGTTTAAATATTTTGAATGAACAAAGGCCTCGTTTGCCGCATAGAATTTTTTGCTTTCCAGTTCTTCGTTTGCAAAGGACTGCACCACCCTTATCCCCGAAAGCGTATCCTGCACTTGGGAATTTATTCCGGCTATGGTTTTACGGTTGAGCATAAAGATTTTACGCATCTTTTTGTTTTGAAAAAAAGTAAAGATGAACATAAGGGAGGTAACCGAAGCCAAAATTAGGGTAAGCCTTACATTGATAAAACAAAGGAGTGCAAAAGAACCTATTATTTTTAAAAAGGAAATAAAAAGGTTCTCGGGGCCGTGATGTGCCAGTTCCGATATATCGAAAAGGTCTGAAACAATCCGCGAAATCATGTCTCCCGTTTTATTTTTATCGTAATATGAAAAGGAAAGACGCTGCATGTGGTTAAAAAGGTCATTTCTCATATCCCTTTCCATTCTGGCACCCATAATATGGCCCCATGAGGTTATAAAATACTGGGCAAAATACCTTATTATATAAAGCCCCAAAAGAATTGCTGCAATTATAAGTCCAAGGTATATAATCGCCGAGGCTTGCACATCAAAGCCAAAAATAGTCTTATCCGAAAAGAGCAAAAGCTCACCGCTTCTTATTTTTGGAATTACCCTTGTTAAGTATCTTATCACTTGGGGAAAAACCAAGTCCACCGCAGATACCAAAAGGGCACAAAAAAGATCAAAGAAAAACAAGAATTTATAAGGCTTGTAATAAGCCGCAAATTTTAAAAATGTGCTTTTTTTATGCATATTTTGATAATATATGATAATCAAAAAAAAGTAAATAGGCATTTTAAAAGGCCGTGTTTAATTTAACCGCAGCGAGTGCCAAGTGTTGAGCTCACGCCCAACTTCGCAAAGGAATTTTTTTTCTAATTTACTATTTTTTTTAATTGTAATAAAGCGGGGTTTCCAAAGAGGTATCCCCTTTGGCGGCGCGAAAACTTATGAAAAACAGGTTCCTTTGATTTAACCGCGGATTTCAATGTTTTGGGAAAGATTTTTTAATTTGTAATCGGTAATTATAAATTACTCATTGAACCGGCTGCAGATCCAATTACCGGCACGGCCGTATATCCAGTTACCGGCAAGGCCGTATATCCAGTTACCGGCAAGGCCGTATATCCAATTACCGGCCCTAGAGTTTTTTTTCCTGCCAAGAGCATGATGAGTCGGTCAAAGCCCATGGCAACACCGGAGCATGGCGGCATCTTAGAGCAAATTTTCCCGAAATCTTTTACAGGGGGATGCGGAACTAGAGCATTTTTTTGCTTTAATTCGTTTTCGTTTTTAA
The DNA window shown above is from Treponema denticola and carries:
- a CDS encoding ABC transporter ATP-binding protein; the encoded protein is MHKKSTFLKFAAYYKPYKFLFFFDLFCALLVSAVDLVFPQVIRYLTRVIPKIRSGELLLFSDKTIFGFDVQASAIIYLGLIIAAILLGLYIIRYFAQYFITSWGHIMGARMERDMRNDLFNHMQRLSFSYYDKNKTGDMISRIVSDLFDISELAHHGPENLFISFLKIIGSFALLCFINVRLTLILASVTSLMFIFTFFQNKKMRKIFMLNRKTIAGINSQVQDTLSGIRVVQSFANEELESKKFYAANEAFVHSKYLNYMQMGQFVGVNGLLQGLFFIVTVLAGSFFVARNELTIPDLTIYVLYINIYIAPINLLINFTEMFQKGAAGFKRFLQVVETAPEITEKEDAVELKDVKGNIKYENVDFSYNETTTILKNISIDIPAGKTLALVGPSGGGKTTICSLLPRFYDVINGKISIDGKDIRDLTLKSLRENIGIVQQDVYLFGGTIKENIAYGKPKASDEEIIEAAKNAHIHDFIMSLEAGYDSYVGERGVMLSGGQKQRISIARVFLKNPPILILDEATSALDTENEILIQRAIEELSEERTTIVIAHRLSTIRNADRILVVTDEGIMESGTHEELLSLNGIYANLRKLDEF